A stretch of the Salminus brasiliensis chromosome 19, fSalBra1.hap2, whole genome shotgun sequence genome encodes the following:
- the lrtm2b gene encoding LOW QUALITY PROTEIN: uncharacterized protein lrtm2b (The sequence of the model RefSeq protein was modified relative to this genomic sequence to represent the inferred CDS: substituted 2 bases at 2 genomic stop codons) encodes MVAXNKHWSKTXLIRMLYRWGVRTTMNIHVCAALLAILSVFRPLAGCPSICTCNSTHSDCSSLDLAISFDSILNQLPSNLTSLTLSENNVTMINQGSFANLSSLIQLDLSRNHLLSLHPFTFSQLSSLELLDLSSNFLVNLSVDVFSDLIGLRELVLRDNRLNVLSSGQFQSLTQLQHLDLSFNSLASLPPGLLDGLQALAWISLAGNKLRTLQRSVLEPLTVLQHLQLEGNNWNCSCSMIPFKHWLEWMLYRGGYVDSIECSLPATLRGRDLRRVPMEMFRHCSQLPLPDNRNPSASCFRTAEGFLVSTDPTADCFRQRHRTISVRRAPVTVVVAGVVCAVVCVMMVVAATYGCIYAMLAAHQQQQVLERGLQVQQQPLMDERETEPEEEETAPDLSKEENAPKRTEWIAFPPEVCV; translated from the exons ATGGTGGCTTAAAACAAGCACTGGAGCAAGACTTGATTAATTAGGATGCTGTATAGGTGGGGTGTGAGGACCACGATGAACATTCATG TTTGTGCAGCGCTGTTGGCCATTCTGAGCGTCTTCAGGCCTCTAGCAGGCTGCCCATCCATCTGCACCTGCAACAGCACCCACTCTGACTGCAGCAGCCTTGACCTTGCAATCTCCTTCGACTCTATTCTAAACCAGCTTCCTTCTAACCTCACTTCTCTCACCCTTTCCGAAAACAATGTAACCATGATAAACCAGGGATCCTTTGCCAACCTCAGCAGCCTGATACAACTAGATCTCTCCAGAAACCACCTGCTTAGCCTCCACCCCTTCACCTTCTCCCAACTGAGCAGCCTGGAGCTTCTTGACCTTTCCAGCAACTTCCTAGTAAACCTTTCAGTAGATGTGTTCTCCGACCTCATTGGACTCAGAGAACTGGTTTTACGAGACAACAGGTTAAATGTGCTGAGCTCCGGACAGTTTCAGAGCCTGACTCAGCTCCAGCACCTGGATCTTTCCTTCAACAGCCTGGCCTCCCTGCCCCCAGGTCTCCTGGATGGGCTGCAGGCCCTAGCATGGATCTCGTTGGCTGGCAACAAGTTGCGCACCCTGCAGAGGTCAGTGCTGGAGCCCCTGACTGTTCTACAGCATCTCCAGCTGGAGGGAAACAACTGGAATTGCAGCTGCAGCATGATTCCATTTAAACACTGGCTGGAATGGATGCTCTATAGAG GTGGCTATGTGGATTCCATAGAGTGCTCTCTCCCTGCCACTCTACGAGGTAGGGACCTCCGCAGGGTGCCAATGGAGATGTTCAGACACTGCTCCCAGCTTCCCCTCCCAGACAACAGGAACCCTTCTGCCTCCTGTTTCCGGACAGCTGAGGGTTTCCTGGTCTCCACTGACCCAACTGCAGACTGCTTTCGGCAACGCCACAGAACTATCAGCGTCCGCAGAGCGCCCGTCACCGTGGTGGTGGCTGGGGTGGTAtgtgcagtggtgtgtgtgatgatggtggtggcaGCCACCTACGGCTGCATCTATGCCATGCTGGCagcccaccagcagcagcaggtacTGGAGAGGGGTCTGCAGGTCCAGCAGCAGCCGCTGATGGATGAAAGGGAGACGGAGCCAGAGGAGGAAGAGACAGCGCCTGATCTTAGTAAGGAAGAGAATGCTCCAAAACGCACAGAGTGGATCGCGTTTCCACCAGAGGTCTGTGTGTGA